Proteins from a single region of Candidatus Woesearchaeota archaeon:
- a CDS encoding SET domain-containing protein-lysine N-methyltransferase, which yields MPDPYYVVRQSSIHNNGVYAARQIPPGIKIIQYVGEIISQEEGIRREQQHEEMAKQDPHRGRVYVMDLEDGTYLDGDIGNNPAKYINHSCDPNCEISYENGEIWICSKRTIEPGEELFFNYGFGLDCYEKHPCLCGTSRCVGYILDEELWPQIKQKEQQTCKIAPTIKSK from the coding sequence ATGCCTGATCCATATTATGTTGTTCGTCAATCTTCTATTCATAACAACGGTGTATACGCAGCAAGGCAAATACCACCGGGAATAAAGATCATCCAGTATGTCGGAGAAATTATCTCGCAAGAAGAAGGAATACGCCGAGAGCAGCAACATGAAGAAATGGCAAAACAAGACCCACACCGAGGAAGAGTCTATGTCATGGACCTTGAAGACGGAACCTATCTTGATGGAGACATTGGTAATAATCCAGCAAAATACATCAACCATTCCTGTGACCCTAACTGTGAAATTAGCTACGAAAACGGAGAAATCTGGATTTGTTCTAAACGAACCATCGAACCAGGGGAAGAACTCTTCTTTAACTATGGCTTTGGTCTTGATTGCTACGAAAAGCACCCCTGTCTTTGCGGAACATCACGCTGTGTAGGCTACATTCTTGATGAAGAACTCTGGCCACAGATAAAACAAAAAGAACAACAGACTTGTAAAATAGCACCAACAATAAAGTCAAAATAA